A segment of the Sphingomonas cannabina genome:
GGCTTCACCGCCGGCATCGCGGTGATCATCGCCTCCAGCCAGGTCGGCGATGTCCTGGGCCTGAGGGCGGGTGCGGTGCCGGCCGAGTTCGTCGAGAAGTGGATCGCCTATATCCGTGCGCTCGACACGGTGAATTGGGCGGCGCTGGGGATCGGTGTGGGTACGCTGGGACTCATTCTCCTTCTCCGGCGCTTCGCACCGCGCGTGCCGGCCTATCTTGCCGCGATCGTCGCGAGCGGCTTCATAGTCTGGGCATTCGGCCTGCCGGTCGAGACGGTGGGCAGTCGGTTCGGTCGGATGCCGGCCGGCCTGCCTTGGCCGCACCTGCCCGAGATGTCGCTCCAGGCGGTGCGCGACGTGCTGCCGAGCGCCTTCACCATCGCCTTCCTCGCCGGCATCGAGGCTCTGCTTTCCGCCGCCGTGGCTGACGGCATGACCGGCTATCGCCACCGTCCGAACCAGGAGCTGGTCGGCATGGGCGTCGCCAACATCGCCTCGAGCCTGTTCGGCGGATTGCCCGCCACCGGCGCGATCGCGCGTACAGCGACCAACATCCGCGCAGGCGCGCTGACGCCAATGGCGGGCATGTTCCACGCGCTGTTCCTGCTCCTCTTCCTGCTGCTGGCGAGCGTGCTGATCGGCTATGTGCCGATGGCGGCGCTGGCGGCGATCCTGCTGATGGTCGCCTGGGGGATGAGCGAATCGGAGCGCTTCGTCGCGCTCCTGCGCAGCGACCCCGGCGAGCGGGCGTTGCTGCTGCTCACCTTCGCCTTGACCGTGCTGGTCGATCTGACCGTCGCGATCGGCGTCGGCGTGACGCTGGCGGCGCTGCTGTTCATGCGCCGGATGAGCGAACATGCCGGGCTGGTATCTGTCGATCCCGACGAGGATCCCGATCAGCGCGCCAATCTCCCCGAAGGCGTCGAGGTGTTCCGCTTCACCGGTCCGATCTTCTTCGGCGTAGCGAGCGAGATGCTGGAGGCGCTGCGCCGGATCGGCCGCAGCCCGCGCGCCGTGATCCTGCGCATGGAGCAGGTCCCCTACATCGACGCGACCGGTGCGGCGGCGTTGGAGACCTTTGTACGTCAGGCCGCCTGGTCGAATGTCGAAGTCTGGCTGTGCGGCCTCCAGCGCAAGCCGCTCGATTTCCTCATGCGCATGGAGCCGCGCTACGCCGGTGCGCACCGCGCACTGACTTATGAAGGCGCGCTCAAGCAGCTCGCCCGGGCATCGCACGACGTCGGGTGACCTGCCACGTTGACGCTAGGTCCGCCGAGGCGTAGCGTTCTCCCCATGTTCGGCTGGTTCCGCCGCCGCTATCTCGACCTGCTGGGCTCGATCTACATCTACAACGAGCACCGCGGGTACACGAGCATCGACCGTGTGCTCGAAGCCGTTCGCGCCCGCGCTCCGGACGACCATGC
Coding sequences within it:
- a CDS encoding SulP family inorganic anion transporter, with translation MAAEAFTPKVFTTFREGYGPARLRADVLAGLTVAIVALPLAMALGIASGASPREGLVTAIVAGFLISALGGSRVQIGGPTGAFVVIVAGVIAAHGLSGLVLATLIAGLVLIGAGYAGVGRLMRFVPMPVITGFTAGIAVIIASSQVGDVLGLRAGAVPAEFVEKWIAYIRALDTVNWAALGIGVGTLGLILLLRRFAPRVPAYLAAIVASGFIVWAFGLPVETVGSRFGRMPAGLPWPHLPEMSLQAVRDVLPSAFTIAFLAGIEALLSAAVADGMTGYRHRPNQELVGMGVANIASSLFGGLPATGAIARTATNIRAGALTPMAGMFHALFLLLFLLLASVLIGYVPMAALAAILLMVAWGMSESERFVALLRSDPGERALLLLTFALTVLVDLTVAIGVGVTLAALLFMRRMSEHAGLVSVDPDEDPDQRANLPEGVEVFRFTGPIFFGVASEMLEALRRIGRSPRAVILRMEQVPYIDATGAAALETFVRQAAWSNVEVWLCGLQRKPLDFLMRMEPRYAGAHRALTYEGALKQLARASHDVG